GGTGATGCAGAAAGGCGTGCCCGCTTCGTCCTGGCGACGGTAGCGACGACCAACAGCCGCCTTTTCGTCGTAGAACGTCGACATCTTCTCTTTCAGCATGCCGTAGATTTCTTTCGCCTTTTCGGGCATTCCGTCCTTCTTCACCAACGGGAAGACAGCCGCTTTGATCGGTGCCAGCCGCGGGTGGAATTTCAGCACGGTACGAGTTTGCATCTTCCCCTTTTCATCGGGCTGTTCGTCTTCGCTGAACGCTTGGCACAAGAAGGCGAGCGTCGCGCGGTCGGCACCGGCGGAGGGTTCGACGACGTGGGGAATGTACTTTTCGCCCGTCAGATCGTCGCGATAGCTGAGGTCCTTGCCGCTGCCGCGATGCTTCGGTTGGCCATGCTCGTTCTTTTCGACTTCCATCGGTTTGGTCTTCGGATCGAGCTTGCCTTCCATGTGGCTGCGGAGGTCAAAGTCGCCGCGGTGGGCAACCCCTTCCAATTCGCCATATTCCCCTTCGGCCATGAACGGGAAGGCGTATTCGATATCGGCGGTGCCGACGCTGTAGTGGGCCAGTTCGCTGGCAGAGTGTTCACGCATGATCAAGCGGTCGCTGGAAAGGCCCATGTCCTTGTACCACTGCAGCCGGCGATCGCGCCAGTAGCTGTACCACTTGTGCGATTCGTCGGGGTGACAGAAGAACTCGATCTCCATCTGTTCGAACTCGCGCGAACGGAAGGTGAAGTTCCGCGGCGTGATCTCGTTGCGGAAGCTCTTGCCGATCTGGGCGATACCCATCGGCAGCCGCATCCGGCTGCTGTCGAGAACGTTCTTAAAGTTGACGAAGATGCCTTGCGCGGTCTCGGGACGCAGAAAAGCGGTGTCCGCTTCGCCACCGAGAGCACCGATGGTCGTCTTGAACATCAGGTTGAATTCACGCGGTTCGGTCAGCGTGCCGAGTTCCTTGGCGTCGGGACCCAAGACTTTTTCCTGCTCTTGGACGCTGTCCAAGGTGGCAAAATCGCCGTCGTATTTCAGCGATTCGGCATCTTTGGGGCGAAGCTTAAAGAACTTCAGTGCCCGCCGCTGCACATCGGCTTGCTCTTCGTCGGCTTCCACGGTCGTGGTGACAAAGATCTTCTGGTCCTTCGCTTCGACCCAACGTCCGCGGACTTGGTCGAAACGATAACGCTTGCGTGTCTCGCGGCAATCGACCATGTGATCGTGGAACAGATCGTAGTGGCCCGAGCACTTCCAGACCTGCGGATGCATGATGATCGTGCAATCCAGGCCGGTCATTTCGTACGTGCCGGGGGCACCGGGAGGCGTGACCAATTCGTTGTGGCCGCCGACCATGTCGTGCCACCAAGCGGCTTTGACGTTCCGCTTCAGCTCGACGCCAAGCGGTCCGTAGTCCCAAAAACCTTGCAGCCCTCCATAGATTTCACTGGATTGGAACAGGAAACCACGCCGTTTACACAGCGCGACGAGTTTCTCCATTGGCATCATGGCGGCTAGACTCTGGCAGTTTTGGGGTTTTAAAGAAGGTTGAACGCTTATTGAATGTCCGCAAGTCTACGACGCTTTTCAGAAAACAGGTAGACCGGTTGAGAATCTCATCGCCCAGGCCACTTGTTGGCCGACGAGCGATTTGCGTCAATACGTGTTCGATCGACCTTTGGTTTCGACAAATCGGAGCGGACAGGCGTCGATGCGAGCCCGATTTGAGGGGGATTTGTTCGTGTCGCAGTTGATTTTGCTTGCCAGTTCCGTCCAGCAGCTCGACCGCTGTCTGCCGCTGTTGGCTCATTTTGGTTCCACCCCGGCGTCGACGGTCACGATCTGGGTGATTGCAGAAGCGAAGAGTTCGTTGGCGGCCTACGCGAATCGCTGCAGCGAGCAACTGTCGGTCGAGAGTCGCGTGCAATGCGTTACGGAAAACGAGGCGGAGCTGCTGCATCGGTTGTCGCAGTGCCGCCATGTCGATTGGTTTGTGATGCCCTACGCGGGCGAACAGCAAGCGTTTTTCAGCAACCTGTTCGAACGTTCTCCCTG
Above is a genomic segment from Rosistilla ulvae containing:
- a CDS encoding glycine--tRNA ligase, which encodes MEKLVALCKRRGFLFQSSEIYGGLQGFWDYGPLGVELKRNVKAAWWHDMVGGHNELVTPPGAPGTYEMTGLDCTIIMHPQVWKCSGHYDLFHDHMVDCRETRKRYRFDQVRGRWVEAKDQKIFVTTTVEADEEQADVQRRALKFFKLRPKDAESLKYDGDFATLDSVQEQEKVLGPDAKELGTLTEPREFNLMFKTTIGALGGEADTAFLRPETAQGIFVNFKNVLDSSRMRLPMGIAQIGKSFRNEITPRNFTFRSREFEQMEIEFFCHPDESHKWYSYWRDRRLQWYKDMGLSSDRLIMREHSASELAHYSVGTADIEYAFPFMAEGEYGELEGVAHRGDFDLRSHMEGKLDPKTKPMEVEKNEHGQPKHRGSGKDLSYRDDLTGEKYIPHVVEPSAGADRATLAFLCQAFSEDEQPDEKGKMQTRTVLKFHPRLAPIKAAVFPLVKKDGMPEKAKEIYGMLKEKMSTFYDEKAAVGRRYRRQDEAGTPFCITVDGDSLKEDTVTIRDRDSLKQWRVATKDLVAELTERLS